The following DNA comes from Candidatus Polarisedimenticolia bacterium.
CGCGCCAGATTCGGGTCGGAATCGACGTCCACTTCCTCCACCTCGATCGGCAGCTCCCAGGCCGCCCGATCCAGGATGGCGCGCGCGTCATGGCAGAGGTGGCAATCGCGACGCGTGTACAGCGTCACTTTCAGTCCGCCCCGGCGCTGGCGGCGCGCCACCCGGTGCGCCCCTTCGGCCACCCCCACCGCCAGCACCGATCCGAGCGCGTCGGAGAGAACATCCTTGACGCTGGCGTCGCGGTACGGCACGTGCTGCTGGTGGATTTCGTCGGAAATGGCGTAGGCCACCGCCAGCAGCACCGCCAGCAGGTAGCGTCGGGCCGGGACGCTGCGGCGCAGCCCTCCATTGAGGGCGCGGATCAGCAGAACGCAGAAGCCGAGATACTCTGTGGGATGGAGGATCCAGTCGGGAATTCCCCCCGGCACCGGGGGCTTGGATTGCGAGGAGAGGTAGTAGACGACCCCGGCGTACGCCATCACCGGGACCCACAGTCCCAGAGCGCGGACGCTGGGACTCAACGCGAGGTATTCAACGGGAAGGGAAACATGGCGTAGGCGATGAGGAGGGAGAGGACGACCATCGAAAGAAACAGGATCGCCATGATCTTGAAGCGCTCCCGCCGCTCGTTCTGGGTCAGGAAGGCGAAGAAGACCGAGACCAGGCCGGAGAAGACCACCATGTTCAGGAAATGCGACTGGAGCATCCTAGGACTTCCTGCCGATGGCGATGTCAAAGGCGTCCAGGATGAGGAGCATATTCATCAGCCCCGCGGTGAGCAGATAAGTGGTGCCGTACTCGTCGGTCACCATCGCCACCTTGCGGCGCATGTCGGCGAGCAGCGCCTGCGACTGAGGACTGTTCTCCTCGAGCGGCAGCTTGTAGGCCAGCCGATGGTAGGTGGCCCGGCGCGACAGGAGATCCAGGGGGCCGGTTGCCACGTTGGTGAGTGTCGCGAGGTAGGTCAGCGGCTGCTGGCGATCCGCGAGATAAGCCCGCCCCTCGTTGAGCAGCCCGAGCAGGAAG
Coding sequences within:
- a CDS encoding VanZ family protein — protein: MSPSVRALGLWVPVMAYAGVVYYLSSQSKPPVPGGIPDWILHPTEYLGFCVLLIRALNGGLRRSVPARRYLLAVLLAVAYAISDEIHQQHVPYRDASVKDVLSDALGSVLAVGVAEGAHRVARRQRRGGLKVTLYTRRDCHLCHDARAILDRAAWELPIEVEEVDVDSDPNLARAYGGEVPVIQAGTSKISKLIPEEEAIRRRLARLAAGAEAVPLPRAARIG
- a CDS encoding DUF6677 family protein, whose amino-acid sequence is MPSRGVTAFLACVLAWVLPGAGHFYLGKRKRAGVFFGVVFATFLLGLLNEGRAYLADRQQPLTYLATLTNVATGPLDLLSRRATYHRLAYKLPLEENSPQSQALLADMRRKVAMVTDEYGTTYLLTAGLMNMLLILDAFDIAIGRKS